A region from the Algoriphagus machipongonensis genome encodes:
- a CDS encoding OmpA family protein, translating to MKKTLTILSIAAAMTLVTVGTTEAQKSKIRYADEQMELMNYQHAVEVYQEAYAKKPTYEAAKKTAQAYEVLRDYDNSYDWWKTTVSEYDEATPGDYMQLLRYGQLTDQLSEAKSILESKGVSGDSIQVEELLNVQSRRKLKVEGVEGLNSSGSDFEMAVDGSGNRYFVSDRGGTYPSKMPSLRIDGRNKIFSEEKQDYTDREYFSVYKQDTEGNVSEVVSNIPDTYNFSDPSFAKESGMLFYSVTRGITKVKKTRDIVVQPEIYYSKVNEDGTLTGFTAVPFNDSIGYAVMNPYVDEAAKRLYFTSDMPGGMGGTDLYYSEYDENMTFGTPVNLGSPVNTPGNESHAFRKEDKFYFSSTGHKGMGGMDIFMADYSATGMSNVMNMGSPVNSLADDFAYREVEREGKEEVYLSSNRKGGMGLDDIYSVAEVYKQFLARVIDCEGLVIGDSYLATLRDKTHNGDVQTSRNSKGELTAELEPDSDFGIKISKPGYFSITDEDISTKGFEGDTLKREYKLIPIPYQLPVYVDIVYYDLDKYQIREDAKPVLDKLGELMNRYEFLDLLVGSHTDSRASDEYNITLSNNRAEAVTEYMAQYNIPAERIRLEWFGEQQLVNDCGDGVPCPETDHQLNRRSELVLEAFSDPSKQYEIPEELKDKDFCDPEDLFTQIQDEIAQIPTIYFDFDKSMLRSVHKKELERTAIMLKRMPNLMLYIEGHTDQRGDDAYNQSLSERRADAVKAYLTKRGIEGERMEETWFGETKPVNDCSELDCTSAMHQLNRRTELRVGKSQFTYSGRQKKVDVM from the coding sequence ATGAAAAAGACATTGACGATATTGAGTATAGCCGCGGCAATGACACTGGTAACAGTGGGAACCACGGAGGCACAGAAGAGCAAGATACGCTATGCCGACGAGCAGATGGAGCTGATGAACTACCAGCATGCGGTGGAAGTGTATCAGGAAGCCTATGCGAAGAAGCCGACGTATGAGGCGGCAAAGAAGACGGCGCAGGCCTATGAAGTCCTGCGTGACTATGACAACAGCTATGACTGGTGGAAGACGACGGTATCGGAATACGATGAGGCTACACCGGGAGACTATATGCAGCTGTTGCGGTATGGTCAGCTGACCGACCAGCTATCCGAGGCGAAGAGCATTCTGGAGAGCAAGGGAGTGAGCGGGGACAGCATTCAGGTGGAAGAGCTTCTGAATGTTCAGAGCAGGCGAAAGCTGAAGGTGGAAGGCGTGGAAGGACTGAACTCCAGCGGCTCAGACTTTGAGATGGCCGTGGACGGCTCGGGCAACAGGTACTTTGTTTCCGACCGTGGCGGGACTTATCCGAGCAAGATGCCGAGCCTTCGAATCGACGGAAGAAACAAGATTTTCAGTGAAGAGAAACAGGATTATACCGACCGGGAATATTTTTCGGTGTATAAGCAGGATACAGAAGGGAATGTGAGTGAAGTGGTATCGAATATCCCGGACACCTACAATTTTTCCGACCCGAGCTTTGCCAAGGAATCGGGGATGCTTTTTTACTCGGTGACCCGAGGGATCACGAAAGTGAAGAAGACCCGTGACATCGTGGTACAGCCGGAGATCTATTACAGCAAGGTGAACGAAGACGGTACGCTGACGGGCTTTACAGCTGTCCCGTTCAACGATTCGATCGGCTATGCGGTGATGAATCCCTATGTGGACGAGGCGGCAAAAAGACTTTACTTCACCTCGGATATGCCGGGCGGCATGGGCGGCACCGACCTGTACTATTCAGAATACGACGAGAACATGACCTTCGGGACCCCGGTGAACCTGGGCTCCCCGGTGAACACCCCGGGCAACGAATCCCATGCGTTCCGCAAAGAGGATAAGTTCTACTTCAGCTCCACGGGCCACAAAGGCATGGGAGGCATGGATATCTTCATGGCCGACTACAGTGCCACGGGGATGAGCAATGTGATGAACATGGGTTCACCTGTCAACTCGCTGGCAGATGATTTTGCCTACCGTGAGGTGGAGAGGGAAGGAAAAGAGGAAGTGTACCTGTCCTCGAACAGAAAAGGGGGCATGGGACTGGATGATATTTACAGTGTGGCAGAGGTTTACAAGCAGTTTCTGGCACGTGTGATCGACTGCGAAGGACTGGTGATCGGTGACAGCTACCTGGCCACCTTAAGGGACAAGACCCATAACGGGGATGTGCAGACAAGCAGAAACTCCAAAGGGGAGCTGACGGCCGAACTGGAGCCGGACAGCGACTTCGGGATCAAGATCTCCAAGCCGGGTTACTTCAGTATCACCGATGAGGATATCAGCACGAAGGGCTTTGAGGGGGACACGTTGAAGCGAGAGTATAAGCTGATCCCGATTCCTTACCAGTTGCCGGTGTATGTGGACATTGTGTACTACGACCTGGACAAGTACCAGATCAGGGAAGATGCGAAACCGGTACTGGACAAGCTGGGCGAGCTGATGAACCGCTACGAGTTCCTGGATTTACTGGTGGGCTCCCACACAGACTCCAGGGCGAGTGACGAATACAACATTACGCTGTCCAACAACCGTGCGGAGGCCGTGACCGAATACATGGCCCAGTACAACATCCCTGCGGAGCGTATCCGTCTGGAATGGTTCGGGGAGCAGCAGCTGGTCAATGACTGTGGGGACGGGGTACCGTGTCCGGAGACGGATCACCAGCTGAACAGGCGATCGGAACTGGTACTGGAGGCGTTTTCGGACCCGAGCAAGCAGTATGAGATTCCCGAGGAGTTGAAGGACAAGGACTTCTGTGACCCGGAGGACCTGTTCACGCAAATCCAGGACGAGATTGCCCAGATCCCGACGATTTACTTTGACTTTGACAAGAGCATGTTGAGAAGTGTTCACAAGAAGGAGCTGGAGCGTACCGCGATCATGCTGAAGCGTATGCCGAACCTGATGCTGTACATCGAGGGGCATACCGACCAGCGAGGTGATGATGCATACAACCAGAGCCTGTCAGAAAGAAGAGCGGATGCGGTGAAGGCCTATCTGACCAAGCGTGGCATTGAAGGGGAGCGAATGGAAGAGACCTGGTTCGGGGAGACCAAACCGGTGAACGACTGCAGTGAACTGGACTGTACCTCTGCGATGCACCAGCTGAACAGAAGGACCGAACTCAGGGTGGGCAAGTCCCAGTTTACCTACTCAGGCAGACAAAAGAAAGTCGATGTGATGTAG
- a CDS encoding PorP/SprF family type IX secretion system membrane protein, translated as MKTTFKIIGMTFLVALLATGGTFGQQLPQFSQYIFNGLHINPGYAGYKGEPYIQSTYRSQWINFPGAPETFTVTADLAANEGTMGFGVSFMSDNLGPAKTTGGLLTYAYRIQTGAKSWLGLGVSAGFSQYSIDGSMLDPNDYPDSEIPDGRINLMTPNLNTGLFFHTDRFYAGFSMYNMVGSKALEKEDVALAYHDFHYYLTAGVMIPFSDQVQFKPSFLIKEVKGAPTNYDLNAMFLFYDRIWLGGSYRSNVKIWNDNLAENLNNRNAVAAIIEIFATDRLRLGYAYDHNLNVLSNYKNNSHELSVGFYMTPRKAAMKNQRWF; from the coding sequence ATGAAAACGACTTTTAAAATCATTGGAATGACCTTCCTGGTGGCCTTACTGGCCACCGGGGGGACTTTTGGCCAACAGCTTCCGCAGTTCAGCCAGTACATTTTCAACGGGTTGCACATCAATCCGGGTTATGCGGGTTACAAGGGCGAGCCCTATATCCAGAGCACGTACCGCAGCCAGTGGATCAATTTTCCGGGAGCGCCTGAGACGTTCACGGTGACGGCTGATTTGGCGGCGAACGAGGGAACGATGGGCTTTGGGGTGAGTTTTATGAGCGACAATCTGGGTCCTGCGAAGACGACCGGAGGTCTGTTGACGTATGCTTATCGAATCCAGACGGGAGCGAAGAGCTGGCTGGGTCTTGGAGTGAGTGCTGGTTTCAGCCAGTATTCGATAGACGGGAGCATGCTGGATCCGAACGATTATCCTGACAGCGAGATACCCGACGGACGTATCAACCTGATGACCCCGAACCTGAACACGGGTTTGTTTTTCCATACGGACCGATTTTATGCGGGCTTCAGTATGTACAACATGGTAGGGAGCAAGGCTTTGGAGAAAGAGGATGTTGCGCTGGCCTATCATGATTTTCACTATTACCTGACCGCGGGTGTGATGATCCCCTTCTCCGATCAGGTACAGTTCAAGCCGAGCTTCCTGATCAAGGAAGTGAAGGGAGCCCCGACGAACTACGATCTGAACGCGATGTTTCTGTTTTACGACAGGATCTGGCTTGGAGGAAGTTACCGGAGCAACGTAAAGATCTGGAACGACAACCTTGCCGAGAACCTGAACAACCGGAACGCGGTGGCGGCGATCATCGAGATTTTTGCGACGGACCGTCTGAGACTGGGTTATGCGTATGACCATAACCTGAACGTACTGAGCAACTACAAGAACAACTCCCATGAGCTGTCAGTAGGCTTCTACATGACCCCTAGAAAAGCAGCAATGAAAAACCAAAGATGGTTCTGA